From the genome of Syntrophobacterales bacterium, one region includes:
- the purF gene encoding amidophosphoribosyltransferase, whose product MKTYEDEEGPREECGVFAVYGHEDAARVAFFGLFALQHRGQESAGITSADGCHVWEHKGMGLASEVFHEDVLSKLPGNLAIGHVRYSTTGSSVLSNAQPFLVHHADEYYALAHNGNIVNALALRAELEQKGAIFQSTMDSEVIVHLMAPYLKEGLETAITKALARVEGAYSIVMLTKNRIVAFRDPRGFRPLSLGTLNGGWAVASETCAFDLVGAKYIRDIEPGEMVFIDETGLHSMKPFTPVKPAHCIFELIYFSRPDSNVFGRNVYMCRKRLGRNLAREYRPDVELVMPFPDSGNYAAIGYAEESKIPFEMGMIRNHYVGRTFIQPSQIMRDFGVQVKLNPVTPLLEGKKILIIEDSVIRGTTSRNRVRRLRECGVKEIHMAVSCPPTRNPCPYGIDFSVRGELIAVGKATEQEIAAFIGLDSIHYLSLAGMIDAMELPGDNFCLACYNGAYPVPPPEKFGKFCLEDAH is encoded by the coding sequence ATGAAAACGTACGAGGACGAGGAAGGGCCGCGCGAGGAGTGCGGGGTCTTTGCGGTCTATGGCCACGAGGATGCTGCACGGGTTGCATTTTTCGGCCTTTTTGCTCTGCAGCACCGCGGGCAGGAAAGCGCGGGGATTACCTCTGCCGACGGTTGCCATGTCTGGGAACACAAGGGGATGGGGCTGGCCTCGGAGGTTTTTCACGAGGATGTCCTCTCGAAACTTCCCGGGAACCTGGCCATCGGCCATGTCCGCTACTCTACCACCGGCTCTTCGGTGCTTTCCAATGCCCAGCCTTTTTTGGTGCATCACGCCGACGAGTACTACGCGCTTGCCCATAACGGAAATATTGTCAATGCCCTGGCGCTAAGGGCGGAGTTGGAACAGAAGGGGGCGATTTTCCAGTCCACAATGGACAGCGAGGTGATCGTCCATCTGATGGCGCCCTACTTGAAAGAAGGACTGGAGACAGCGATCACGAAGGCCCTGGCCCGGGTGGAGGGGGCTTACAGCATCGTCATGCTGACCAAAAACAGGATTGTCGCCTTCCGCGATCCCCGGGGCTTCCGGCCGCTGTCGCTGGGAACCCTCAACGGCGGCTGGGCTGTGGCGTCCGAGACCTGCGCGTTTGATTTGGTCGGGGCGAAGTACATCCGCGACATAGAGCCGGGCGAGATGGTGTTCATTGACGAAACCGGGCTGCACAGCATGAAGCCGTTTACCCCGGTCAAGCCCGCCCATTGCATCTTCGAGCTGATCTATTTCTCCCGCCCGGACAGCAACGTCTTCGGCAGGAACGTCTATATGTGCCGCAAACGGCTGGGGCGCAATCTGGCGCGGGAGTACCGTCCGGACGTAGAGCTGGTGATGCCGTTTCCCGATTCGGGGAATTACGCAGCGATCGGCTATGCGGAGGAAAGCAAGATTCCCTTTGAAATGGGGATGATAAGAAATCATTATGTCGGCAGAACCTTCATCCAGCCCAGTCAGATCATGCGGGATTTCGGCGTGCAGGTGAAGCTCAACCCGGTTACCCCGTTGCTCGAAGGCAAAAAAATCCTGATCATCGAGGATTCCGTTATTCGGGGAACGACCAGTAGAAACCGGGTGCGCCGCCTGCGCGAATGCGGGGTGAAGGAGATCCACATGGCGGTGAGCTGTCCGCCGACCCGCAACCCCTGTCCGTACGGGATCGATTTTTCGGTGCGCGGCGAACTGATCGCCGTCGGGAAGGCGACCGAACAGGAAATTGCGGCGTTTATCGGTCTCGACAGCATTCACTACCTGTCTCTCGCCGGAATGATCGATGCGATGGAACTGCCGGGGGATAATTTCTGCCTTGCCTGTTACAACGGCGCCTACCCCGTGCCCCCGCCTGAAAAATTCGGGAAATTCTGCCTGGAAGACGCCCACTAA
- the carB gene encoding carbamoyl-phosphate synthase large subunit yields MPKRTDLKKILIIGSGPIIISQACEFDYSGTQACKALKEEGYEVVLVNSNPATIMTDPETADRTYIEPITPEVLEKIIEKERPDALLPTLGGQTGLNTAVAVAESGVLEKYGVEMIGASLAAIHKAEDRQLFRSAMEKIGLKVPKSGFARTMEEVFLVAAEIGFPIIVRPSFTLGGTGSGVAYNREELAAIAKGGLDASLIHEIMLEQSALGWKEYELEVMRDRADNVVIICSIENLDPMGVHTGESLTVAPAQTLTDVEYQIMRDAAIAVIREIGVETGGSNVQFALHPETGEMIVIEMNPRVSRSSALASKATGFPIAKIAAKLAVGYTLDELPNDITRETMASFEPTLDYCVVKIPRWTFEKFPETEDFLTTSMKSVGETMAIGRTFHESLQKAIRSLEIKRFGLLDGTDEEKDCSPEELEQKLQQPNSLRLFYIAIAFSRQMTIERIHELTMIDPWFLRQIKSLVAAEEELRREGFSTDNLYAAKRLGFADRYLGALWNLPEEEIRARRYAAGIVPVYQLVDTCAAEFEAFTPYYYSTYETETETRPSGKKKIMIIGGGPNRIGQGIEFDYCCVHASYAIREEGLESIMVNSNPETVSTDYDTSDRLFFEPVTLEDVLHILKEEKPEGVIVQFGGQTPLNLARSLEQAGAPILGTSPDAIDRAEDRKRFQEIVRRLDLLQPDNDTAMTEEEAVSVAGRIGYPVLVRPSYVLGGRSMEIIYDEASLRLFMGRALEVSAGHPVLIDKFLEDAIEADVDAISDGKTTVVAGIMEHIEEAGIHSGDSACVLPAMTFSPEILARIESQTKAIAAELHVVGLMNIQYAIKDNKLYLLEVNPRASRTVPFVSKATGVPLAKLATKVMLGKTLEELGFTVPVRPAYISVKEAVFPFNRFPDVDILLGPEMKSTGEVMGIDHSFGLAFAKSQMAAGFQIPLSGKVFLSVHDFYKERIVPVARSFAAMGFRIVATGGTAETLRAHGVLVETVNKVSEGRPHVVDHIKNGELQIVINVSLGRRSSLDACHIRRGALLYNVLYTTTLSGARALAEAVHALKQEAWGVAPLQEYHHSL; encoded by the coding sequence ATGCCGAAAAGAACCGATCTGAAAAAAATCCTGATCATCGGCTCCGGTCCCATCATCATCAGCCAGGCCTGCGAGTTTGACTATTCCGGCACCCAGGCGTGCAAGGCTCTGAAGGAAGAGGGCTATGAGGTGGTGCTGGTCAACTCCAACCCGGCGACGATCATGACCGACCCGGAAACGGCAGATCGCACCTATATAGAACCTATTACGCCAGAAGTTCTTGAAAAGATTATTGAAAAAGAAAGACCGGATGCGTTGCTTCCTACCCTCGGCGGACAGACCGGCCTGAACACGGCGGTCGCGGTCGCCGAGTCCGGGGTGTTGGAAAAATACGGCGTCGAGATGATCGGGGCGTCGCTTGCGGCCATCCACAAGGCGGAGGATCGGCAGCTCTTTCGTAGCGCGATGGAAAAGATCGGCCTGAAGGTTCCCAAAAGTGGCTTTGCCCGGACGATGGAGGAGGTTTTTCTGGTTGCCGCCGAGATCGGGTTTCCCATTATTGTTCGCCCCTCGTTTACCCTCGGCGGGACGGGCAGCGGGGTTGCCTACAACCGCGAAGAGCTCGCCGCCATCGCCAAGGGCGGTCTCGATGCTTCGCTCATCCACGAGATCATGCTGGAGCAGTCCGCCCTCGGCTGGAAGGAGTACGAACTCGAGGTGATGCGCGATCGCGCAGACAACGTCGTCATCATCTGTTCGATCGAGAATCTCGATCCGATGGGCGTGCACACCGGCGAATCGCTTACCGTAGCCCCGGCTCAGACGCTGACCGACGTCGAGTACCAGATAATGAGGGATGCGGCAATCGCGGTCATCCGGGAGATCGGCGTGGAAACCGGGGGGTCGAACGTCCAGTTCGCGCTCCATCCTGAAACCGGCGAGATGATCGTCATCGAGATGAACCCCCGCGTTTCCCGTTCGTCCGCCCTGGCCTCGAAGGCGACGGGTTTTCCGATTGCGAAGATCGCCGCGAAGCTGGCCGTCGGTTACACGCTCGATGAGCTGCCCAACGACATCACCCGCGAAACGATGGCGTCCTTCGAGCCGACGCTCGATTACTGCGTCGTCAAAATTCCCCGCTGGACATTCGAGAAGTTTCCGGAAACAGAAGATTTTTTGACAACGTCCATGAAGTCGGTCGGCGAGACGATGGCGATCGGCCGCACCTTTCACGAGTCCCTGCAAAAGGCGATCCGCTCGCTGGAAATCAAGCGCTTCGGTCTGCTGGACGGCACTGACGAGGAAAAGGACTGTTCTCCCGAGGAGTTGGAGCAGAAGCTGCAGCAACCTAATTCGCTACGGCTTTTCTATATCGCGATTGCGTTCAGCCGTCAGATGACTATTGAACGAATACATGAACTTACGATGATTGACCCCTGGTTTTTGCGCCAGATAAAGTCGCTTGTGGCGGCAGAAGAAGAACTCCGGAGGGAGGGGTTCTCAACCGACAACCTGTATGCCGCAAAACGGCTGGGTTTTGCCGACCGTTATCTCGGCGCCCTCTGGAATCTCCCCGAGGAGGAAATCCGCGCTCGTCGCTATGCCGCCGGGATAGTTCCCGTTTACCAGCTTGTTGACACCTGCGCGGCGGAATTCGAGGCCTTTACCCCGTATTATTATTCGACCTACGAAACCGAAACCGAGACGCGGCCCTCCGGGAAAAAGAAGATCATGATCATCGGCGGCGGTCCGAACCGGATCGGACAGGGGATCGAATTCGATTACTGCTGCGTCCATGCCTCGTATGCGATTCGAGAGGAGGGTTTGGAGAGCATCATGGTAAATTCCAACCCGGAGACGGTCAGCACCGACTACGACACCTCGGATCGGCTCTTTTTCGAACCGGTAACGCTCGAGGATGTATTGCATATTCTGAAGGAGGAGAAGCCCGAAGGAGTGATCGTGCAATTCGGAGGGCAGACCCCGCTGAACCTGGCCCGCAGTCTGGAGCAGGCGGGGGCGCCGATTCTGGGCACCTCGCCCGACGCGATCGACCGTGCGGAGGATCGGAAGCGTTTTCAGGAGATTGTGCGGCGGCTGGATCTGCTTCAGCCGGACAACGATACGGCGATGACTGAGGAGGAAGCGGTAAGCGTTGCCGGCCGCATCGGTTACCCGGTTCTGGTGCGCCCCTCTTACGTACTCGGTGGGCGTTCGATGGAAATCATCTACGACGAGGCAAGTCTGCGGCTGTTCATGGGGCGGGCGCTGGAGGTTTCCGCCGGCCATCCGGTTTTGATCGACAAGTTTCTCGAGGATGCAATCGAGGCCGATGTCGATGCGATCAGCGACGGAAAAACAACGGTTGTAGCCGGAATCATGGAACATATCGAGGAAGCTGGCATCCACTCCGGCGACAGCGCCTGCGTCTTGCCGGCGATGACCTTTTCCCCGGAAATTCTCGCCAGGATTGAGAGTCAGACCAAGGCGATTGCCGCCGAACTCCATGTTGTCGGCCTGATGAATATCCAGTACGCAATCAAGGATAACAAACTGTACCTGCTGGAGGTGAATCCCCGGGCGTCGCGCACCGTGCCGTTTGTCAGCAAGGCCACCGGAGTGCCGCTGGCCAAACTGGCGACGAAGGTCATGTTGGGGAAAACACTGGAGGAACTGGGCTTCACAGTGCCGGTGCGCCCCGCTTATATTTCGGTAAAAGAGGCGGTTTTTCCATTCAACCGTTTCCCCGACGTCGATATTCTGCTCGGCCCGGAGATGAAATCAACGGGCGAGGTGATGGGCATCGACCACTCCTTCGGCCTGGCCTTCGCCAAATCGCAGATGGCCGCCGGGTTCCAGATTCCCCTCTCGGGCAAGGTGTTTTTGAGCGTGCATGATTTCTACAAGGAACGTATAGTTCCCGTCGCGCGCTCCTTTGCAGCAATGGGATTCAGGATCGTCGCAACCGGCGGAACGGCGGAAACATTGCGCGCGCATGGGGTTTTGGTTGAAACAGTCAATAAGGTCAGCGAGGGACGTCCCCATGTTGTCGATCATATCAAGAACGGCGAACTCCAGATTGTGATCAACGTCAGTCTGGGCAGGCGTTCCTCCCTGGATGCCTGCCATATAAGGCGGGGAGCTCTCCTGTACAATGTCCTCTACACAACAACCCTCTCCGGCGCCCGGGCGCTTGCCGAGGCGGTCCACGCCCTTAAGCAGGAGGCGTGGGGGGTGGCGCCGCTGCAGGAGTATCATCATAGCTTATAA